The Salvia splendens isolate huo1 unplaced genomic scaffold, SspV2 ctg444, whole genome shotgun sequence genomic interval AATGTTTACACCCCAATGAACTCTTCTTATACATCCATCTTGCAATTTTCCATTCAAAATATGAGATTCTTATCACATTCCACGTGGATGTTCCAGAAACTGTCACTGTTTTCACAGGCAACAAAACATTGGAAcaaaatacgactcaactagtTCGCAAATGGCATACATTGTTCCACGACTTAGCAATGATTTTGCACATTGGCCTCATAATTACAAGGAAGAATGGCGGAGATTTCTGACCCCGTCATTCCTTTTCCACATAGAGGTGGCAATTTGTACGTAACTGATACGATCCCCGTACCCTAGGAAATCTCAATTATTTAGTATCTTTTAATTCACcgtatctttccatatattgtTATCTTGTTCGATAagttaagttagggtagtagttctATTATTATGAATAGGATAgattgttatctttttattcattcaatcaattaatgaaatattttccccaCCAAAGATAGTgtgtgttttccaatcctaattttggattccctccgccgTCCTAATTGGACCCCGGAGTATTCTATCTGccgccgagttatctgcccgacgggagcaactcccgcgcacagaaactccgccatcgtccgccgagcctgtTGGCCAccggaaatttatctccaccgccgaACGAAACTCGCCGCGCTTGTTAAGGGAAACTCCCTTAACAGTAACGCTGATGATGGTGTGCTGGCGCGGAGACGAAGATCAAGATTCGGAGAAGTACATATCTAACCTGGATTCGAAATCTCGATAGTTAGCTGAATAAAGCAAACAATGCTGTAATTATAGATGATATTGTATTTTTATTAGTGGATCATTAATAATTTCCTATTTATTTTCGTAATAATTCGAACCACAAATTTGTTTGATGTATGGAAAGCGTTTTGTCAACAAAAAAGCATTTCATCGTTTGATATTAACCTTGGTTTATTCATTGAAAGCTTCCTATGAATAGTACAATCCAAAAAAAATGTTCTACTCCTATAAGTTTTACATCCGATTTTATGCGAACAATTTGATATACTATATTCTCTTGTATCTAAGTTACTAAGTAAGAATTCTAAAACTACAAGCTTGTTAAATTgctttaatatatttatttaaaaaattaaatatatataagtcCTTCAAATCGAGTAATAAATGATAATTGCCTTTTTAAACGTGCTCAATAATACTCCAATGCTCATAATTGAAGCCCACTTGCTCTTGCTCTTCGGCCCACCCTTTTTTGCTtcttctttacattttttatttgatttcgaTTTCGATTTCTTGTGTTTCTAATCCATTTTACAAAATTAGGGTTCATTATAGCCAtaagaatttaaaattattttcagcattaatttaattttcaaacttgtcaattatatttaaatacatAACAACTAACAAACGATGGTCTGCGTGTACGACAAGTCAATTTTGCgtaatcattttatattttatctttGACCAATTCTTATCCTTTATTTTAAAAGTTATCTACTTTTGAATTATCTACACACGTAACACACCCATCCGATTCAATTTAATCAAACTTTTCCTAGAAATGtgttgaaaatttaaataatattccTTCAGTCCAAAGATAAGCGAAGCTCTTCTTTTGGGCACGGGATTTAatgaattgatatttaaatagttaaagtggagagagtaaagtatgagagagaaaagtagagaaatgaagagagaatttTTTGTCAAAAGGGAAATGACTTACTTATAGTGGGACATTCTTAAAAGAAATATGACTTGCTTATCTTGAGACGGAGTGAGTATATTGGTTGTTGAGAATACTATCTCAACTAACCCCAATAACAAGTAATTTAATAATTCTATGAGATCTCATGGATTGGGACACATAATAGTTTGAATCTGATAGGAACAAATTTTTCAAAGAAACGTGCGTGGATAGAAGAAAGACTTTCAATAATTTAGAAATGCATTATCTTAGTGAATCATAATTTGATTTCACTTTATATAGTATCATTAGTGCAACAAGGTAATTAAAGCACGCACGTCATATAAAATGTCCCTACCTTTAAATAGCAAAGTTGATTCACCAAGCaacttatttaataataataataataataggttTTGGGTTCAATTATATTCCACATTGGTGCAGTTATCCACTTTATTAGGTGTAGTGATTTGGTAAAACACTTTTCCTCCGACAGGGTAAATCGGATGTTCGATGATTATTGCCCTAGAAAGTTGAGTCACGGGCGAATTACAGAACCATTTTTATCCTTTAACAAAATATATCCCCCACATCCACAATATGAACTGTTGTTCCGTTCATTACGAAGTATACCatatattccattaactcattcaaCTCTGATTTCATTGTTAAACTAATATTAATCCCTTAATCCACAGATTAATGGTCATGTTATTAGTCTATAAAATTTAgtcttttctatttttggtaagttTATACTCTAAAGAGATACTATATATCTCTGTCCCACTACAAGTCGAATAATATTAATCTCTCTCTTTGGCCGTTATTTTGCGaaattgataataaatagttaaattggagagaaagtaaagtaagaaagagaataatatagaagagaatCGTATGTACATTATtatcttacttactttactttatctttactctaactattttttatatttttgcagAACAACGTCCGATTTGGAGCACTACCATTCAATTACTccaattattaatttttctctATCTTGTCTCATTTACTGATAATGATAAAAGggagagtatataaaagtatcatactacatattcttttacatttataaaataattaaaaaccaGACGGTCAAAAAGTAAGACATGTAAACGCAAACAAAGGAAGGGAGCTAAAAATACCAAGTCTTTGATCTAAGTCAATTATTGAGGTTCCTTGTTACATTTTTTTAGCAGTTTAAAAACACGACGCCACGACCTATATATTCAGTCAATTAGATTTGATGACAAATTCTATAAAATCTAACATAGAAGACACTAGTTTCCACAAACAGATAATCACACAAACATGAAACCTTCAACCACTTTATCTCTCATTTTGATTTCTTTAGCCTTCATTTCTTGCTCACAAGCATCATCTCCTTCTAACAATTTTCTCCAATGCCTGTCCAAAAAATCCATTTCCAACATCATCTACACCCCAACCAACTCTTCATATTCCTCCATCTTACAAATAACCCTCCAAAATCCAAGATTTGACACAAATTCAACCTCAAAACCCTTCGCAATCATCACTCCCCAACACGAATCACAGATCCCGCCTATAATCCTCTGTGCCAAACGCAGCGGCGTGCATACGAGAACCCGAAGTGGTGGCCATGACTTCGAGGGGCTATCTTATCTATCCCAACTCCCGTTTGTGATCATTGATTTGATCAATTTTAATGAAGTGACGGTTGATGTCGAGCACAAGACCGCTTGGGTAGGCGTTGGCGCGACGCTCGGTGCTTTCTACTATGCCATCGCACAGAAAAGCCCGGTTCTGGGCTTTCCGGCCGGGATTTGCCCTACCGTTGGCATCGGAGGGCACATCACCGGCGGAGGCTACGGCGTaatgatgagaaaatatggtATCGCGGCTGATCACGTGGTTGATGCTAGAATAGTCGACGTTAACGGCAAAATCCTGGATAAAAAGTCAATGGGTGAGGATCTATTCTGGGCAATCAGAGGCGGCGGTGGGGCCAGTTTCGGCGTGATTACTTCTTGGAAGGTACTCAGATAATataatgaagagaataaaagaCTGAAAGAatcaaaatactactccctccgtcccaaggaagataaCCCCTTCTTtgggcggcacgggattttatgcaattttattttgtgagtgaggtggagagaataaagtagagatagaagtttctatttttagcaattAATAATCTTGGATGTgccaaattaaaaaggaaaatgagtcatcttcggggacggaaggagtatattctATTATGCTCTTGTTAATCAACTTTAACACATCAAACTCTTTACAAAATTCTATTCTACATTaacaaaggaaaataaaaaattatttataactcAGATTATCTTTTGATTGATCTAAATTGATTTCTACCTTTCTTCAATTGGTTCTAATTGTGCATTAGTTATTTCCTTCaatcacacatattttcttcaTTCCAACAGGTAGAGCCAGTGGATGTTCCTGAAACTGTAACTGTTTTCAGAGTAAGCAGAACGTTGGAACAGAATGCAACTCAAATCATTCACCGCTGGCAATACGTAGCTCCTCACCTAGACAAAGATTTATTCATTGGAATCACTCTAACCACCGTAAACTCCACTCAATCCACCAACAAATTGACGATCAACGCCAATTTTTTCTCCATGTTTTTTGGTCGTATCGACAAATTGCTCCCGttgatgaaagaaaagtttccggAGTTAGGGTTAGTCAGAGAAGACTGCGCGGAAGTGAGCTGGATAAAGGCAACCGTGTTTATAAGCGGTTTGCCTGTCGAAACTCCAACGGAAGTTTTGCTCAACCGAACCTATGCCAGCACAAGAAG includes:
- the LOC121790229 gene encoding berberine bridge enzyme-like 8, which gives rise to MKPSTTLSLILISLAFISCSQASSPSNNFLQCLSKKSISNIIYTPTNSSYSSILQITLQNPRFDTNSTSKPFAIITPQHESQIPPIILCAKRSGVHTRTRSGGHDFEGLSYLSQLPFVIIDLINFNEVTVDVEHKTAWVGVGATLGAFYYAIAQKSPVLGFPAGICPTVGIGGHITGGGYGVMMRKYGIAADHVVDARIVDVNGKILDKKSMGEDLFWAIRGGGGASFGVITSWKVEPVDVPETVTVFRVSRTLEQNATQIIHRWQYVAPHLDKDLFIGITLTTVNSTQSTNKLTINANFFSMFFGRIDKLLPLMKEKFPELGLVREDCAEVSWIKATVFISGLPVETPTEVLLNRTYASTRRPFKGKSDYVQKPIPESGLEGLWRHFFEPEGRFAAFAMNSYGGRMAEISESAIPFPHRAGNLFKILQVNFWRDGENRDSEKFIKWSRRVNRYLTPYVSRNPRAAYFNYRDLDLGVNNVEGKTSYEQASIWGKRYYKDNFDRLVQIKSVVDPDNFFKNEQSIPTLH